The Cervus elaphus chromosome 21, mCerEla1.1, whole genome shotgun sequence genome window below encodes:
- the KLHL38 gene encoding kelch-like protein 38, with the protein MDEESSEGLLFKDHDFSSDLLRQLNDLRQNRILTDVSICSGAWEVPCHRNVLASSSPYFRAMFCSNFRESREAKVQLKGVDASTLERIVLYVYTGKAHITVESVLPLMEAASMLQYPKLFEACSSFLQSQLTPSNCLGMTRLSEIFSCETLRKKAREVALTYFPEVAASADLKELCALELRDYLGDDGLCGEEEKVFEALMVWIKHDLQTRKRYVQELFKQVRLQYVHPAFFHHFIANDALLQSSPPCQTILETAKRQVFSLYGTTSSAGLQPLWHVPPRNSYQDFLILLGGRKDNQQTTRDVLLYDGHTGRWQSLAKLPARLYKASAVSLHRSVYMLGGMAVGKSVPTAKVHIFSLKLNQWRPGQPMLVARYSHRSAAHKNFIFSIGGIGEGHEVMGSMERYDSVGNVWEMMASMPVGVLHPAVAVKDQRLYLFGGEDVMQNPVRLIQVYHISRNTWFKMETRMIKNVCAPAVVLGERIVIVGGYTRRILAYDPQSNKFVKCADMKDRRMHHGATVMGNKLYVTGGRRLTTDCSIEDSASFDCYDPETDTWASQGQLPHKLFDHACLTLQCIPHHSTVP; encoded by the exons ATGGACGAGGAGTCATCAGAGGGGCTCCTCTTCAAAGACCATGACTTCTCCTCTGACTTGCTGAGGCAGCTCAATGACTTGAGGCAAAATCGGATCCTGACCGACGTGAGCATCTGCTCCGGGGCCTGGGAGGTCCCCTGCCACCGCAACGTGCTGGCCTCCAGCAGCCCCTACTTCAGGGCCATGTTCTGCAGCAACTTCCGGGAGAGCCGAGAGGCCAAGGTCCAGCTGAAAGGCGTCGACGCCTCGACTCTGGAGCGAATTGTCCTGTATGTGTACACGGGCAAGGCGCACATCACTGTGGAAAGCGTCCTGCCCCTGATGGAGGCCGCATCCATGCTACAGTACCCTAAGCTGTTTGAGGCctgctcctccttcctccagagCCAGCTGACCCCCAGCAACTGCCTGGGCATGACCAGACTCTCTGAAATCTTCAGCTGTGAGACCCTCCGGAAGAAAGCCAGGGAGGTGGCCCTGACGTATTTCCCAGAGGTGGCCGCGTCGGCTGACCTGAAGGAGCTCTGTGCCTTGGAACTGAGAGACTACCTGGGCGACGATGGGCTGtgcggggaggaggagaaggtgtTCGAGGCCCTCATGGTTTGGATCAAGCATGACCTCCAGACCCGGAAGCGATACGTGCAGGAACTGTTCAAGCAGGTCAGGCTGCAGTACGTCCACCCGGCCTTCTTCCACCACTTCATCGCCAACGACGCCCTCCTCCAGTCCTCGCCCCCCTGCCAGACCATCCTGGAGACTGCCAAGAGGCAGGTGTTTTCTCTGTATGGTACCACTAGTTCCGCGGGCCTCCAACCTCTGTGGCATGTCCCGCCAAGAAACTCTTACCAAGACTTCCTCATCCTCCTGGGTGGAAGGAAGGACAACCAgcagaccaccagggacgtcctgtTGTACGACGGACATACCGGCCGGTGGCAGAGCCTTGCCAAACTCCCGGCCCGCCTGTATAAGGCCTCGGCCGTCTCCCTGCACCGCAGCGTCTACATGCTGGGGGGCATGGCTGTGGGGAAGAGCGTGCCCACTGCCAAGGTCCACATCTTCTCCCTGAAGCTCAACCAGTGGAGGCCAGGGCAGCCCATGCTGGTGGCCCGCTACTCCCACAGGAGCGCTGCCCACAAGAACTTCATCTTCTCCATTGGGGGGATTGGCGAGGGGCACGAGGTCATGGGCTCCATGGAGAGATACGACAGTGTCGGCAACGTCTGGGAGATGATGGCCAGCATGCCAGTGGGGGTTCTCCACCCTGCGGTCGCTGTCAAAGACCAGAGACTCTACCTTTTCGGAGGAGAGGACGTCATGCAGAACCCTGTGCGCCTTATCCAG GTGTATCACATTTCCAGAAACACATGGTTCAAAATGGAGACGAGAATGATCAAGAATGTGTGTGCCCCTGCCGTGGTGCTTGGGGAGCGGATTGTCATCGTGGGAG GTTACACAAGGAGGATCCTTGCTTATGACCCTCAGTCCAACAAATTTGTCAAATGCGCGGACATGAAAGACCGGAGGATGCACCATGGGGCCACGGTGATGGGAAACAAGCTCTACGTGACGGGAGGGCGGCGGCtgaccacggactgcagcatcgAGGACTCGGCCTCCTTCGACTGCTACGACCCCGAGACGGACACCTGGGCGTCCCAGGGGCAGCTGCCTCACAAGCTCTTTGACCACGCCTGCCTCACCCTGCAGTGCATCCCCCACCACTCCACCGTCCCCTGA